The Streptomyces luteogriseus genome includes a window with the following:
- the msrA gene encoding peptide-methionine (S)-S-oxide reductase MsrA: MSDVEERALLAGGCFWGMQELIRSLPGVIRTRVGYSGDNDKPHPTYRDHGRHAESIEIVFDPAATDYRAILEYFFQIHDPTTSNRQGNDIGLSYRSAIFYLDDEQRRVAQDTIADVEASGLWPGPVVTEVVPAGPFWDAEPEHQDYLQRYPEGYTCHFPRPNWRLPRRG, encoded by the coding sequence ATGAGTGATGTCGAGGAGAGGGCGCTGCTGGCGGGTGGGTGCTTCTGGGGCATGCAGGAGCTGATCCGTTCGCTCCCCGGCGTGATCCGCACCCGGGTCGGCTACAGCGGCGACAACGACAAGCCCCACCCCACCTACCGTGACCACGGGCGGCACGCGGAGTCGATCGAGATCGTGTTCGATCCGGCCGCGACCGACTATCGCGCGATCCTGGAGTACTTCTTCCAGATTCACGACCCGACCACGAGCAACCGGCAGGGCAACGACATCGGCCTGAGCTACCGCTCCGCCATCTTCTACCTCGACGACGAGCAGCGGCGCGTCGCGCAGGACACCATCGCCGACGTCGAGGCGTCAGGCCTGTGGCCGGGGCCGGTGGTGACCGAGGTGGTGCCGGCGGGTCCGTTCTGGGACGCCGAGCCGGAGCACCAGGACTACCTCCAGCGCTACCCGGAGGGCTACACCTGCCACTTCCCGCGCCCGAACTGGCGGTTGCCCAGGCGCGGCTAG
- a CDS encoding TetR/AcrR family transcriptional regulator: MLAADPGASIANIATEAGVDRRTVYRRFASREDLLAAIYGARLAAIEDAIEDARLREAPVAVALHRYVENIIAVNRTWPVDLARMLTDDGVRARRDASVREVDAFLERATDEGLLRSDLPQGWASALLPQLMHLASRQMPGLSPAQAADVVVDTLLRGLGTP, translated from the coding sequence ATGCTCGCCGCCGACCCCGGGGCGAGCATCGCGAACATCGCCACCGAGGCGGGCGTGGACCGGCGCACCGTCTACCGCCGCTTCGCCTCCCGCGAGGATCTCCTCGCGGCGATCTACGGCGCCCGCCTCGCGGCCATCGAGGACGCCATCGAGGACGCCCGGCTGCGCGAGGCCCCCGTCGCCGTCGCCCTGCACCGCTACGTCGAGAACATCATCGCCGTCAACCGCACCTGGCCCGTCGACCTCGCCCGCATGCTCACCGACGACGGCGTCCGCGCCCGCCGGGACGCCTCCGTGCGCGAGGTCGACGCCTTCCTCGAACGCGCCACGGACGAGGGGCTTCTGCGCTCCGACCTGCCTCAGGGTTGGGCGAGCGCGCTCCTGCCGCAGCTCATGCACCTCGCGTCCCGGCAGATGCCCGGGCTGAGCCCCGCGCAGGCGGCGGACGTCGTGGTCGACACACTGCTGCGAGGCCTCGGGACGCCCTGA
- the pelF gene encoding GT4 family glycosyltransferase PelF: protein MPVPQGARRTGATRVTLLTEGTYPHSHGGVSVWCDQLVQGMPDLAFDVIAVTGTGREPVVWDLPAHVAGVLSVPMWGAPPEGRPPRGRSRNQLAAAYERFLTALLDPRAEDGFAPALYTLARAASDGTLSPFLRADRAIAILTALWNRPGLAVREAGPTLHDALTATALLEHALRPLAAPAPESGVAHAVSGGVAVLPGLAALEQHGVPLLLTEHGVYLRERYLGYRTAPYRWPVKAVILGFFRLLAQESYRRAALITPGNRYNRLWEEEGGANPESIRTVYNGVDPAAFPAAGPEPDSPTLSWAGRVDPIKDLETLIRAFALVRDRLPHARLRLFGGTPRGGEAYRERCEALAAELGHADAVTFEGRVDDIKDAYAAGNVVMLSSISEGFPFTLIEAMSCGRATVSTDVGGVREAVGDTGLVVPPRDPSAMAAAALELLGDPGRRRAMGEAARLRVIEQFTLRQTIDTFRSVYLDLAHPKQELTATPTFGLSAPVVHGTGSLAL, encoded by the coding sequence ATGCCCGTTCCCCAGGGCGCGCGACGTACCGGAGCGACGCGCGTCACCCTGCTCACCGAAGGCACCTACCCGCACAGCCACGGAGGCGTCAGCGTCTGGTGCGATCAACTCGTCCAGGGCATGCCCGACCTGGCCTTCGACGTCATCGCCGTCACGGGCACCGGACGTGAGCCGGTCGTCTGGGACCTGCCCGCGCACGTCGCCGGCGTGCTGTCCGTCCCCATGTGGGGTGCCCCGCCCGAGGGCCGCCCGCCCCGGGGCCGGTCCCGCAACCAACTCGCCGCCGCCTACGAGCGGTTCCTGACCGCGCTGCTCGACCCGCGTGCCGAGGACGGTTTCGCGCCCGCCCTGTACACGCTGGCGCGGGCCGCGTCGGACGGGACGCTGAGCCCCTTTCTGCGCGCGGACCGGGCGATCGCGATCCTCACCGCGCTGTGGAACCGCCCCGGTCTCGCCGTGCGCGAGGCGGGGCCGACCCTGCACGACGCGCTCACCGCGACCGCCCTGCTGGAGCACGCCCTGCGTCCACTGGCCGCCCCGGCCCCCGAGAGCGGGGTCGCCCACGCGGTGAGCGGCGGCGTCGCCGTCCTGCCGGGCCTGGCCGCCCTCGAACAGCACGGCGTTCCCCTGCTGTTGACCGAGCACGGGGTCTATCTGCGCGAGCGCTACCTCGGCTACCGCACCGCGCCCTACCGCTGGCCGGTGAAGGCCGTGATCCTCGGGTTCTTCCGGCTGCTCGCGCAGGAGAGCTACCGCCGGGCCGCCCTGATCACACCGGGCAACCGCTACAACCGGCTGTGGGAGGAGGAAGGCGGCGCGAACCCGGAGTCGATCCGCACGGTCTACAACGGCGTGGACCCCGCCGCCTTCCCGGCGGCCGGGCCCGAACCGGACTCCCCCACCCTCAGCTGGGCCGGGCGCGTCGACCCCATCAAGGACCTGGAGACCCTCATCCGGGCCTTCGCGCTCGTCCGCGACCGGCTCCCGCACGCGCGGCTGCGGCTGTTCGGCGGCACGCCGCGGGGCGGAGAGGCCTACCGGGAGCGCTGCGAGGCCCTGGCCGCCGAGCTCGGGCACGCCGACGCCGTCACCTTCGAAGGGCGGGTGGACGACATCAAGGACGCCTACGCCGCCGGGAACGTCGTGATGCTCTCCAGCATCAGCGAGGGTTTCCCCTTCACCCTGATCGAGGCCATGTCCTGCGGGCGGGCCACCGTCTCCACGGACGTGGGCGGTGTCCGCGAGGCCGTCGGTGACACCGGGCTGGTGGTGCCTCCGCGCGATCCGTCGGCGATGGCCGCGGCGGCGCTGGAGCTGCTGGGGGATCCGGGGCGGCGCAGGGCGATGGGTGAGGCGGCCCGGTTGCGGGTCATCGAGCAGTTCACCCTGCGGCAGACCATTGACACGTTTCGGTCCGTCTATCTGGACCTGGCCCATCCGAAGCAGGAGTTGACGGCCACGCCGACGTTCGGGTTGTCCGCGCCGGTCGTCCACGGCACCGGAAGCCTCGCCCTGTGA